The stretch of DNA CGGTCGTTCCGTTCCTGTGGGGGCTGGCCGCGGGCGCGGCCCTCGGGCTGCTGTTCGCGCCGATGAGCGGCGCGGAGCTGCGGGCCGACCTCCGCTCGCGCAGCCGCCGCTTCCGGGACCTCGCGGCGCAGAAGGTGGACGAGATCGAGGACGTCGTGGTGGGCGGCTACGAGCAGGCGCGCGAGCGGGTGGAGGAGCGGCTCGAGAGCGCCAAGCGCACCGTGCAGGAGGGCCGCCAGGCGGCGCGGGACGTCGTCGAGGCG from Gemmatimonadales bacterium encodes:
- a CDS encoding YtxH domain-containing protein; translation: MARHEEEEDEVVERRGSPVVPFLWGLAAGAALGLLFAPMSGAELRADLRSRSRRFRDLAAQKVDEIEDVVVGGYEQARERVEERLESAKRTVQEGRQAARDVVEAGREAAVTAREELEKRLADARHARRAGRKGSPPADEEPGA